In Halictus rubicundus isolate RS-2024b unplaced genomic scaffold, iyHalRubi1_principal scaffold0031, whole genome shotgun sequence, the following are encoded in one genomic region:
- the LOC143363307 gene encoding uncharacterized protein LOC143363307 translates to MANSDETTLQKLLSERSHIKAQLTKFRKGDSFESLVNNNEALSNIARFHHLKSALRGEAARAIASLAVSDENYTVAWETLKERFEDVAIIHVVDTHGNRHKCRALLDQASTVNIVKSSFAQRLGLNCLRSTSGITGVGGNDATGQVIGNTNMTIESRVSGYCVNLKCILMDKITPIIPTFELPHSAQIPSHITLADPTYAEPRDVDLLIGNAHFWEIMSVGLHKLGKGLPVLVKTQFGWIFGGRINNKLVPKPTPMCNLITNEQLHHSLNRFWEIEHFSVGRVIPDPHPCEEHFVKTVTRTPDGRYVVSIPFNERLKDLGESYEIAKRRFLQLESRLQKSPSLWQDYVAFMREYELLGHMTKITINSQLKSNASCYFPHHAVTKVTSTTTKLRVVFDGSAKTTSGISCNDAQSVGPVIQDDLFTILIRFRQHHIVLTADIEKMYRQVLVAPRDRAYQRILWRETPTEPLAVYELNTITYGTASAPFLATRVLKEVSLRCSDAHISGIIARDFYVDDLITGADTVKEAQVIKTSIEETLSASGFKLRKWASNAPAALCNNEGSDRLIDLQTTKDPKTLGLLWSPLGDELRVSVTESGYSRLTKRIILSEIAKIFDPLGLIGPIVIRAKILMQRLWQLDLKWDESVPLTIHSQFSEFQSDIQLLNKFTIPRCTLGAQANQVEIHGFCDASERAYGACVYLRSVDKQGQVSVHLLCAKSRVAPIKVVSLPRLELCGSLLLIQLISKVREASRVHISNEYYWSDSMITLAWIEGSPSRWKTFVANRVTEIQGLSRGKWCHVPSSENPADLLSRGVRSSALESNNLWWNGPDWLQGQSIKTSIPDYATIDPPEQRVICAAIVDTKSSDLSWMFKFSSYLKLLRVIAYCFKYYNNCKHRVKKSQPPEKDSGSFGELSIHEINQAEIAVLKIVQNQAFAREIHEIKQGKVASDLNSLQCLHPFIDDQGLVRVGGRLSNANIEYEQQHPNMNVYYMLGVKQSFPQSARNTGRFRGNLWLGKLSGIAGLCRNLYSDNGTNFVGARNEMQRVTDFFRDGTTKQRILDYTITHGIDWHFIPPRAPHFGGLWESAVKSAKRHLLKVVGETRLTFEELATVLTRIEACHFLIGGPLTAIPHPDVTDISVNRLSRFQLLQAMYQHFWKRWQKEYLHHLQQRSKWKLDVPEQFRIGTMVIVKEDNLPPLRWRLGRIVNLHPGADRVTRVVSVRTADGVFTRPVSKICILPVHDEESCHSHHSEEINTAPLDDKTAS, encoded by the exons ATGGCTAATTCGGACGAAACCACGTTGCAAAAATTACTTAGTGAGCGCAGCCACATTAAAGCACAATTGACTAAGTTCAGAAAGGG AGACAGTTTTGAATCATTAGTCAACAATAATGAGGCGCTAAGTAATATAGCACGATTCCACCACTTAAAGTCTGCGCTACGGGGAGAAGCTGCTCGTGCTATCGCTTCGCTCGCGGTATCAGATGAAAATTACACCGTTGCTTGGGAAACATTGAAGGAACGTTTTGAGGATGTAG CAATTATTCACGTAGTAGACACTCACGGAAATAGACACAAGTGTAGAGCATTATTAGATCAAGCATCCACAGTAAACATCGTTAAGAGTTCCTTTGCTCAGCGATTAGGGTTGAATTGTTTAAGGTCAACGTCCGGAATTACTGGGGTAGGAGGCAATGACGCAACTGGACAAGTCATCGGGAATACGAATATGACTATAGAATCACGAGTCTCTGGGTACTGCGTCAACCTCAAATGCATTCTGATGGACAAAATTACTCCTATTATTCCCACCTTTGAGTTACCCCACTCAGCTCAGATTCCGTCACACATAACCCTTGCTGATCCCACATACGCTGAACCTCGCGACGTAGACTTGTTGATAGGAAATGCTCATTTTTGGGAGATCATGAGCGTAGGTTTACATAAATTAGGAAAGGGCCTTCCAGTCCTCGTGAAAACCCAATTCGGTTGGATTTTCGGAGGACGGATCAATAACAAATTAGTTCCGAAACCGACTCCAATGTGCAACCTCATAACGAATGAGCAACTGCACCATAGTCTGAACAGATTTTGGGAGATAGAACATTTTTCCGTCGGAAGGGTTATTCCAGATCCGCATCCGTGTGAAGAGCATTTTGTTAAAACAGTCACTAGAACTCCCGACGGTCGCTATGTAGTCTCTATTCCATTTAACGAAAGGTTAAAGGATCTCGGGGAATCCTATGAAATTGCTAAACGTCGTTTCCTTCAATTAGAATCTAGACTACAAAAATCACCGTCACTTTGGCAGGATTATGTTGCTTTTATGCGAGAGTACGAACTTCTGGGTCATATGACAAAAATCACGATCAACTCTCAATTAAAATCGAATGCTTCATGTTATTTTCCGCACCACGCAGTCACAAAGGTTACAAGCACAACCACGAAATTACGCGTGGTATTTGATGGTTCGGCGAAAACCACAAGCGGGATATCATGTAACGACGCACAAAGTGTGGGACCAGTCATCCAGGATGACTTGTTTACAATCCTGATTCGTTTTAGACAACACCATATAGTTCTCACTGCCGACATTGAGAAAATGTATAGGCAGGTCTTGGTAGCACCACGCGATAGAGCTTATCAGCGTATCTTATGGAGAGAAACACCAACTGAGCCTTTAGCTGTTTACGAGTTAAACACCATTACATATGGCACCGCGTCTGCACCTTTTCTTGCGACTAGAGTCCTGAAGGAAGTTAGTTTACGGTGTTCCGATGCACATATCAGTGGAATCATCGCACGTGATTTCTACGTCGACGACTTGATAACGGGCGCAGATACGGTTAAGGAGGCACAAGTCATTAAGACCTCGATAGAAGAAACACTCTCTGCATCTGGGTTCAAATTACGTAAGTGGGCATCTAATGCACCTGCAGCATTATGCAATAATGAAGGGTCAGACCGATTAATTGATTTACAAACCACAAAGGACCCGAAAACCTTGGGGTTGTTATGGAGTCCACTTGGAGATGAACTACGGGTTAGTGTTACTGAATCAGGGTATTCGCGACTTACAAAACGAATCATTTTATCCGAGATTGCAAAGATTTTTGATCCGCTTGGTCTAATCGGTCCAATAGTTATCCGAGCAAAGATTTTAATGCAGAGATTATGGCAGTTAGATTTGAAATGGGACGAATCAGTTCCGCTGACGATTCATTCACAGTTTTCTGAATTTCAATCGGATATTCagctattaaataaattcacaaTCCCAAGATGTACATTAGGTGCACAAGCAAATCAGGTAGAAATTCATGGGTTCTGTGATGCCTCTGAAAGGGCATACGGTGCATGTGTCTACCTGCGTTCGGTAGACAAGCAGGGACAGGTGTCTGTGCATTTATTGTGCGCTAAGTCAAGAGTCGCTCCAATAAAGGTGGTTAGCTTGCCGCGGTTGGAATTATGTGGCTCATTGTTGTTAATTCAACTAATTAGTAAGGTTCGTGAAGCGTCCAGGGTACACATATCTAACGAGTATTATTGGTCCGACTCCATGATCACATTGGCATGGATAGAAGGTTCTCCCAGCAGATGGAAAACATTTGTTGCGAACCGCGTAACCGAGATTCAAGGGTTATCACGGGGTAAATGGTGTCACGTTCCATCTAGTGAGAATCCTGCGGATCTATTGTCACGAGGGGTACGGTCTTCTGCATTAGAAAGTAACAATCTTTGGTGGAATGGTCCAGACTGGCTCCAAGGGCAATCGATTAAAACATCAATACCTGACTATGCTACTATCGATCCTCCAGAACAGCGAGTCATTTGTGCTGCAATAGTAGATACGAAATCATCTGATTTGTCTTGGATGTTTAAATTCTCGAGTTATTTAAAATTGCTTAGAGTAATTGCTTACTGCTTCAAATATTACAACAATTGTAAGCACCGAGTCAAGAAGTCTCAACCACCAGAAAAGGACTCCGGTTCATTCGGAGAATTATCGATTCACGAGATCAACCAAGCTGAGATCGCAGTAttgaaaattgttcaaaatcaggCGTTCGCAAGGGAAATTCATGAAATTAAACAGGGCAAGGTCGCATCGGATTTAAATTCACTACAGTGTTTACATCCCTTTATTGATGATCAGGGACTCGTCAGAGTAGGCGGACGTTTGAGCAACGCGAACATAGAGTACGAGCAGCAACATCCA AACATGAACGTTTATTACATGCTGGGTGTGAAACAGTCCTTTCCACAATCCGCCAGAAATACTGGCCGATTTCGGGGAAATCTCTGGTTAGGAAAATTATCCGGGATTGC GGGTCTGTGTCGGAATCTATATTCGGATAACGGGACAAATTTCGTGGGCGCCCGCAACGAAATGCAAAGGGTTACAGACTTCTTCCGCGACGGAACAACTAAACAGAGGATCCTAGACTATACAATTACTCATGGCATCGATTGGCACTTCATTCCTCCTCGCGCACCTCATTTCGGAGGTCTATGGGAGAGCGCTGTAAAATCAGCAAAACGGCATCTATTAAAGGTCGTAGGGGAAACACGGTTGACGTTCGAAGAGTTAGCCACAGTTCTGACGCGAATCGAGGCAT GCCACTTCCTAATCGGAGGCCCACTGACTGCCATTCCTCATCCCGACGTTACTGATATATCAGTCAATAGACTGAGTCGGTTTCAGCTTCTCCAGGCGATGTACCAACATTTCTGGAAACGTTGGCAAAAGGAATACTTGCATCACCTGCAGCAACGTTCCAAATGGAAACTGGATGTTCCTGAACAGTTTCGGATCGGGACGATGGTAATTGTCAAGGAGGACAATTTGCCACCTTTGCGATGGAGACTGGGGCGCATCGTGAACCTTCACCCAGGAGCAGATCGAGTTACGAGGGTCGTCTCCGTTCGAACGGCTGATGGGGTTTTTACACGTCCAGTCTCGAAAATCTGCATCCTGCCCGTGCATGATGAGGAATCATGCCACAGTCATCATTCAGAGGAGATCAACACTGCACCGTTAGATGATAAGACGGCGTCGTAA